ATCATTGTTTATGTGGTGCTTCAGTAATTCTTGAGCATATGCTACCTGAGAATTATGCATTGGTTATTGAACCTTTGTAAATAGGGTGTGTATATGATGGATATGAAATAagggattgcctactttcaaattcaaattttgaagAATTTAAATGGCAGGGATTAAATTAGTGAGAAAATTCTTTTCTACGGGTCATGGTTTGAGAAAGCGAAATGTCGATCAACCTTAAGATCAGAAATATTTCTCAGCTCACGGCGTGTGTGATGAATCCCTACCGGCTACCGCACACACAATTCGCTAAGGACTAACTGTGTAATTAAAAACAACACACATATTTCTACCTAGGGGCGGAGCCAGGCTAGCACTAGGCCCCGTACTTGCTTCATTGCTATAGTGATCTATATTGTGAAATAGTGCAAACAATGCTACAGTCGACGAAAGCTTTCAGCAACATGACCCGAGCCTGGCCCCCTAGGCTTGGGCCTATGTTCTAAGCTTGAAGGCTGGGCCGGGCCCGGTCCTGGGCCGGTCATATTTGCTATTTAGTGAAGAGGCCGGGCCTGAGGCCCAAGGCCCGACGGGCTTTTGTAgtgatgggccgggcttgggcctaatTTTTAGGCCCGACGCTTCAGCCGGGCAGGGCCCGGGCCTTGGTTTTTTGCTTCGAACTTGGTTAGGCCCGGCCTGAAGCTCGGCCCGGCCCGAGGGATGGCCAGGTATAAGTATCATAGATCACCGAACAAGGAAATGGTAAATAGATCTTGTACAGAACTTTACATTAAGATTGTAAAAACGAATAAATAAGATGATACTATGATATATACTATACAACAGGATGATAGTAACTAAAATAATATAATGCAATATGATACTATCCGGTGTGGGATGCCTACGACTTATTTATTATACTATACTACTAATGAACACCAGTGAGCTTTGCATTCATCAATCTCCTTGTGGATCGGCACATTATATGGTGACACCACCAGGAGCAGCTGGTTGCTTCTCTTTGCCGTCAAGCCTACAACGGTGTTCATGTCCAGCTCATCCGGCCGCATTCCGGCAGGGAGGCTCCAGTCGAAATAGTACAGAAGTCGTGCCACGACGAGTTCTACCAAGGCCAATGCAAAGATGTTCCCAGGACACATCCTCCTTCCACTTCCAAATGGCAGGTACTCTAGCTGCGTGCCTTTGTAGTCCGCCGCGTTGTCCTCGAACCTCTCTGGCCTGAACTCCTCTGCATCCTGCCAGTACTCAGGGCTCCTCGCCATCGCCCATGCGTTCACGAAGACGCGAGTGCCCTCCTCGACCCTAAGCCCGCGGACGTCGCAGGTCTCCCTGCAGACACGGGGGAGCAAGAGCGGAACCACCGGGTGAAGCCTCATGGCCTCCTTAACTACCATCTTTGTGTAGCATAGCTCTTCCATGTGAGCCTCATGGTCTTCTGGGTTCTTGTGGTTGAATGCACACCGCACCTCCTTCTGCGCCTTGGCCATTGCGCTTGGGTTCCTTATGAGCTCCGACATGACCCACTCGGTGGTTGATGCAGTCGTCTCCGTCCCTCCAGCGAACATATCCTAATTAGTCGGTCACAAAGCATAGTTTTCACTTTCAGTGAGATGTCTAAGAAATTGATTGAAGTTCCATAATTTTGTTAACACAGAAATGTTTACCTTTCGGTCAAAATAATTTGGCAATTTCAGAACTACATGAAAATTCAAATATTTTCTCAAATCTTCCAAATATCTAGTTGAATATTTTAAGTGAATGATTCAGCCCTTTGGCTGAAATGCAAATCGAGTCACTGGTATTGACTGAATTTATTTTGGTGCTTGCTGAAATATTTCTGAAAAGTGAATTCTAGTGATTTTGTTGCAAATATTTCTGAAAGTGGAAGTGAAAACCATGTCACGGAGTTTACATGCACAAGGATGAAAATCCCGTTTCATGCTAGCATTTGAGAGCAGTTAGGTATTATCAGTCCACTCACCGCTATGACTGCCTTGATGTTAGTGGTGCCCATGGGGACCTCGAGCTGCCCCTCGTCCCTGACCCGAAGCAAGACTCTCAGGAGGTCCTCGTCGTCTCCGGTCTTGTTCTGCTCTCGCCGCTCCTCGCACTCCGCGATGATCTTGTCAAGGACCGTGTCAAGCTGCCGGCGTGCTCGCCAGAGCCGGCGCTTCATCCCACTGACGACGTCGACGAACGACAGAGACGGGAAGAGGTCCCCGACGCAGAGGCCCCCGCTGCTCCTGAGAATCACCTCGATCGCCGAAAGGAACTGCGCCTGCAGCTCCCCGGCGCACCCCTCGCCGAACGCCACCTTCGCCGTGACCGTGTTCGTGCACGCCATCACGAGGCCGCCGAGATTCACGGGTTCACCACCTCGGCCGGCTGAGCGGACCGTCTCGACGAGGCGCATGATCTCGCCGCCCCGGACCGGCGCGAACTGCCGGACCTTGCGCGCGCTGAGGAGCTCCGTCGTGCAGAGCCTGCGCATGGTCCGCCAGTACGCGCCGTAGGGCGCGAAGGCGACGTCGAGGTTCCCGTACAGGCAGATCTCCGAGGCCAGGATGCTGGGCCGCGACGCGAAGCTGAGGTCCTTGTCCCGGAGGACCTCCTGCGCAGCCGCCGGCGAGGAGATGACGACGGCGTCCACCTGGCCCAGCCTGAGGTACATCACCGGGCCGTGCTTCTTGGCCAGGTCACGGAGAGCGACGTGCGGCAGTGGCGTGAGGAGGTGGTGTAGGCTTCCGATGAACGGGAGGCTCCATGGACCAGGAGGCCTTGCTGCTTTGGATTTGCGGCCAAGTAATAAGGACGACAAAAGGATCAAAGGCAATGAGATGAGCAGGAGGGTGGCTGTGGTTAGCTCCATCAGCGTGGAATTACTTCGTATTGCACAAAGCTCACTATTTTACCTGGGAAGAACAGCGAGAGAGCCCATCTTATAAGCCTTGTGATGGAGGCTGCAGTGGAGACAGTGCCTATTTGATTGTTCCAATTTCTAATATAAGTCGCCTGTTTCGGGTGTGCTTCATTTGTCCGTTATGGAGTACTCAGTATTTCCTCTGGGATCAAAATACAGTGCCTATTAGATTCTTCTAACTTCTAATACAAGTCAAATTTTATTTCCGGTGAATCTTTACAATAGATCTGATCTTTTCGTAAAAAAGACAAAATTtacaaaatttaaccaggtttatgAAAAATAATATGAATAGACAAAAGTTTATTTTAGTCCCCCAACTAATTGACAAGTGCAGCTTTTGTTCCTCAATTTTAAAACCAGACAACTTGCACGCTGATCAAAATGCATGCTTTTATTACGTCTCTATCCTGAATAGAAGTGGTTTTGTTGCTGAGTTCGATGGGTCTAACTACCTATAGTTACATTTTTTTATAGTTATAAAGAATATTGGGAGATGGGTTAGAGATGCTCTAACCATAGTTGGCAAGCCTTCTATAGACTCGGCGTTTTGATTTCTTATGCTTTGCTATTTCAGGTTTGTACTTTCCTTTCTATTTGACATTTTTTGCCTCTATTTTATTAAAACTACATCTTGTTTGGTTGGTTGGAGCTAATTAGATAAAGGAAATAGGAATTCGGGTTATAAGATACGAACCCACCTGTTTGGTTGTAGGGACTGGGGATCTAAAAGGATAGGGAGTGGGAGTTTAGAGTCTAACAACCCCCACCATTTTAATAACAGGGAAGGGGTGAAAATAGGGATAGAAATGATTCAACGAGATCTTGAACCTTCAATGTAACTTAAGTTGTCATCTCTTACTTTTTTCTTAATCATTTATGAATATCCGCTAACCAAATAATGGAATAAACATCTCtcttaaattctcaaatattcttatCATTCCGCTGCCAAACAAATGATGGGGATTAAAATGAGATGTCACATGTCTAATCCCACCATCACTCCTTCCTCTTAAATCTGAATCCCCTTGAAAAAAGTTGCCAGACACACCGTTAAAGGTTGTGTATGCATTTTGGCacagaggccggaaacaacaaattcTTCTACTATTGGAGAACAATGGCTCAGAAGAAGGATTGGGAGAGGCTTTATTGTACTTCGCTACATGTTAGCATGGTATACAATTTTTTATTGAGGGCCTCTTGATTCTCATGAATTTTAAACCACGAGAATAGGGAAAACATACGAATAGAATATCATGACACCTTAAATACTACAAGTATGTTTGGATGTTTAATTGTGCACATGAAAACTATAGAATTAGAGGATACCCCACGCGTTGTTGCGGGAATTGATTGATGAAAAATTGAGTTGATAACACAAGAGCCAAACTTAAAAGTAAATATGACTTATTATTTTTGATTAGGTATAGTTGTAAcaatatttattgaatataagtagaaTAATTGAATGAAAAACATGTTTCAATGCATGGTTGAATGTGCTGGTGGGTCTTTTCTCATGCATGATTGCATTTCTAGGTGGGCTTTAATTATCTGATTGATAGTTGTATGGTGGGGTAACTTACATGTTAAGATAAGTAAGTTAGTGGGAATGACTTTCTtagatatatactccctccgttccgaattacttgtcttagatttatgtagatacggaggtatctcgcactaaaatgagtctagatacatccgtatctagacaaatccaagacaagtaattcggaacggagggagtaggattcTTCACAAAAGGTTGAAATAATGCAAATTTTAGTACAAATGAGTCCTAAGAGTGAAAATCCTATATAAATTTTAATCTTAAGAAGCAAACAACTCATGTAGGAAAGATTACCGAGGATCGGAATCCTCCAAAATTACTTTtacaatcctttgaatcaaagagccCGAAGCCCTAAACAACTTTTATGCCGGACACTCGACGCCAAGTTCTGGGGAAGCAATCAAAGCAGCTCACACGCTTATTAAGATTGATGATCCTCCTATGTTTTTACTATCAAACTTGGTAGAGGATGTAACTGTAAGTCCTTCACGTTATCGCGTGGAATGGAAGAGACGTTGACCTTGGATTCTTCACATTTCTATTGATGCTCAAGTTTGCAAAATAATACCCAGTTTTGGCATGTAGTGCGCTGAAGAATCTCAAAAGATTAATCCTCTGTACGGCCCGTGCGTATCATATCAAAATACAAGCTTAGAAGTCAGCTGTGCCATCTAATGAGCTAAGCGACAATGGCTGCTAAGGGCGTCTCTACCAAATATGGTATTGACATTGGTAGGAAAGATTTGGTGGCGGCTAAGCGTTCAAGTTTTATATAACAAGGCAGGAACTGAAGAAAATCCTCCAAAGTTACAgaagcagccacgcacgcacgctcgTGCGCACACACACAAGTAGAAAGGAAGAATTAACAGCAGGGCGTTTGATCTTGACTTCACGTGAAGGCATCCAATAGATAAAAAAAAAATTGCATTGTCCAGGGACTCTTTAATCATGGTGAACGGGAATCCTGCTTGTAGTGTCATTCTATCTCTTTTATTAGTGATAGTAGAGAGTGATGCTAATCGATCGAAGTGTCAACTCTTTAGTTGGTGATGTCAGGCCATGTCCAACACGGACGCTTGTCATAAGCGTCAGGATCCAATTCCCGTCTGTTTTGGCCACGTAGGCATGGTTTTAGAAAcatattccaaaaatatattttaaCAATATAGTGAATTTGTTCTAAATACATAATGAGCATTTTTAATACAAGATGAATAGTttcctactccctctgttccaaagtaCTTGTCGTGTAAGTATTTTGGAACCGTGGGAGTAATAGACGTCAGCCTTTCTTAAAACATTTAGCTGAAAAACACGATAGatatttttaatacatggtgaATATTTTAGAACAATTTCCTAAGAGGTGTGTGAAAATCTTGGTTCTTCTATGGCCTTGCTCATTTTGTCTCTGTGCAATCTGACTCTTCTGCTTTAGTTTTCTTTGCGTGAATTTGGTGAAACTGAAAATGATTACCGGCTATCCAAGTCATCGATTTAGAAATTACAATGGTGACTTTGGTTGTgattcaaaaagaagaagaaagaaaatcaACAAAATGTTTTCACTGTATTTTTTTCATATGTCATTTTAGAAGACTTTGACACCCCCAAGGCACTGTATTGTCCGTTTTGTGCAATCTGGCAAAACAATTTTTTCTTTTGGCGAGAAGTATAAGTTTTAGAATTAATTCCACTTTTTACATAAATCGAGGGGACCCATACAACAGTCTAAAGTCCGGCCGCAGAGGAGGCTCGCCAAgcggcttagagcatctccagccgttcgccccCGGGCTAGAAAAAAGCGCCGCCTGGGAACGAACCGGTGATATTTCCGGCGTGGGGGCGATCGGCTTCCCAGCCGCCACCCCAGGTTGGCCCCAGACATTTAAAAAAACATAATTGGGCAAATTTCGATAAACACGGCATACATTCGGCGATATTTAGGCGGTTCACAGTTTTTTTACATATAGAGACATAACAATAAGTCTactaaaaagaaggaaaaaaaggccGCGCCTATAGGCCGAAGAACTAGCTGAACACGCCGAAGTCGCTGCCGTCGtcgtcctccttctccttcttcacgCGGCcgtccctgctggacccctgcccggggtcCCCCTCGCGGACAGGTTTGGCCGGCGGTGGCAcctcgtcgtcgctgtcctcgAGAACGACGACGCCTCCCTCGTCACAGCCACGGCGCCGagtggcgatctcctccagggcgcgGGGCTGGCGCTCCAACTCCGTCCGCGCCCAGTCCTCCCGCGCCCACTTCATGGCGGCCTTGTCGTCGATGGCAGCCTCGTCGTTGTGCTCGTGCTTCACGGGGTCCGTCCGCGCCCAGTCCTCCCGCGCCCACTTCATGGCGGCCTTGTCGTCGATGGCAGCCTCGTCGTTGTGCTCGTGCTTCACGGGGCCGAGCCCCGGCTCCATCTTCGGCCTGACGAGGCGGGAGGATAAACCGCCGCTACCCTCATTGATGACGACGCCGTggttgcgccggccgagcggcgtttaCGCTTAAGAGCATCGGTGCCCCGGGGGAgtgggaggaggagcgggaggaggaggaggacccgcccagcatcctcctcatcaccCATGGACCGCATGTCCGGCGGGGGACTGGGGCGGCCGGGTACgtcaacggcgggtcgttgccacCCTCGAGGTACTCGAGGACGGCGTGCAGCATGCgccgggggcgccccaccacaggcggcggaCATCGCTGTTGTTGCGCCCCCTCGCCAGTGGCACGTTGTTGGTGGAGGCCAGCCGCTCTGCCTGCCAGCTTAGAATAACGCCGCCCACGCCCCGTGGTTGCCGGCGTCGTACTACGGGAGGGCTCGCTCCTCCTCTGACAGAGACGCCCGCGCACGGTCGATCTTGGCCTGGAAGTAGTGGGGGTGCTCGACGTCGGGCAGCGGGGGGACGGGGACGCCCTCGGGGCTGAGCCTCCATCGCCCCGGCGCGCGCATGTCAGGAGGCGCCGGGTAGTATGCTTCGTGGAGAAGATGCGCTTCTCACTCGTGCAgagagcggcggccgaagccatcGGCCACCGCCCCATCGCTGGGGAACCTTTCGCCCATCGTCTGTGcatgcacggggagagagggggctCCGGGCTGGGTGTGTTCACCGGCGAGGCAGGGGCGGCTTATATAGCGGCCGGGGGCGGCGTCGTGTGTACGCGCGGCGGGGAGGGGGCGCGTCGCCTCACCGCACCGCctgtgaggaatcaatggaagactgaccggcggcagccttgcattGATTACTCGCGGAAaatcgaggcgatgaggacgacgaggcgcaggggtcgctgactcggcgggctcgCCGTTCTTTCACGCTAAAATCAGTTTCCCCGGCGCCCCGGGCGCCCCCAGCACATCAGGTTCGGCCTGAGTCCGCCGCCGCCAGTTTCGGCCCAAACCGGCGAAAAGGGGCTTCTGGGGTGCGACTGGGCTGATTTTTAGACGTGGTGTTAAAAAATGACCTTgggggtgtggctgaagatgctcttagttTGCGTTCGTTTGGCATTCCACATGCATGCCGTGCTGTCGGCGTCCGTCTGTGATGGCTAGCCGGTGGTCAAGCGTATTGGCGTCCATGCTAGTGCGTCGCGAGTGTGACATCGGGCTCGATCTGCCGAAGGTGTGCACAGGGTCGATCCTGAGATTTCAGGGGCCCAAGGCGAAACTATACGAGTCCATTTACGATACATCAACCAAATTTCGACAGTATATTTTCATGGTTCGATACTACACTAAATTTTTGGTAGTATATTAATTAGTTAGGTGCATTTTTGGCAGTTCATTGTTTGTTTCTGTTGTGTGCTGGCGGGAGGGCCAGCTACGGCGAGGACGTAGTggaacaaattcctcaggtccgtcGTGTTGGGAGGGACTATTCCTCGAGTCGTCGGAGTTCACTGACCGTGTTCCCCCCGCGACGTCCGTCCCTCTCCATGACCACAGCCGCATCACAAGAAGCTGGTCTCGAATACAGACAGCCGCATCACAAGAAGTCGGTTTAATTAATTCTCATAAAAATTAACCAGTATGTCTTTGAGGAGAATTTTGCCTGATTCattatgaccgttggatcaaactaatACTACCCGTTATATGGAGTAGTATGATGTACTGTAAAAAAAACTCAAGATATATATGCAAGCAAACACCGACGACAACTGGGAGGCTGGTTGTTGTCGTTGTTCCCCTTGTTTGTCTGTTTAGTTTGGTTCTTGGTTGGTAGGTAGCTGCTTGTTTCTTAGCAGATTTGTCCACGTTCAAGCAGAAGATCAATCTCGGTACGATCTTCTTTATTGAAACCTCTATGGTTATATAAAAGTATATTAAAATGAGGAGGGTATCAACACCCATACTTCTATAAGAAATAAGGGTTGGTGACATGCAAACGATCTTGAGTTCTTGACCATCTAATACAGTCAGCCCCAATGGCTCCTGAATCATTTAGACCTTGTATATTACTGTATATCATAATTGCACACATCTAAGAGGAAGCTAATAGGCCGAGAGGAAAATAAAAGGAATTGTTTGATTTTACGTGCTTGCTGAATTTCAATTGCCTGAAAATATTTGAAAATCTCATTCACTAAAATTGGCACACCGGTAACCGTAAAGTTACCCTTTTTGGAGTTGTGCTTTTTTAGTGAAATATTAGTGCAATTTCTTGTTCATGGATTATATTATATATGAAGTGACGAACGGCTCATGTAGCACCCTGATGACCAACGGCGCCACTTTCACACAACTCCACGTGGAAACATGCATGTCATGTGGGTGAAATAGATGTACTCGCAAGGCTTACAACATACCTAAGCTAGTTATGCGACATGTTTCAAAGGAAGGGTGGATGGTTTAGCGGTAAGAACTAAGCATGCCTTGTCTTCCTCCCTCGCATCTCTCACGAGGAAGAATCCATGAGGCGCTCAAACAGTTGGCAAGTTTTAATTACTAAGGTTAAAGTTGTTCTGTGATTAAGTCAACAAGATCCAAGTCGTCCAAGAACATGACTATTCGAGTAGATTTATCCCCACGGAGGTGTGGTGCACCAAATGTACCCATACACGTTCATCCATCTCTTGCAGTACGCTGGTTATTGGCACATTATATGCATGAACCGATGGAGGTGGATCGACACGACACTCCCCTACGCTACATCCAAGTCCAGGAAGCAACCTGATTTAGTCCACACCAAATCGAGAGCCCGGCCGTAGTTCCAAGTCGGACCCAATCAAATGCGAGGGGTTCCAACTTCCAAGGTGAATGTTGCCCCGAACCAGAGTCAACCCTTTGTATCAGCTCCACTAAGTTTACGTATCACCAAGGGATTTCTCATCGGTGGCACAAAAGTATGAAAGGCAAATGGAAAACCCTAGCTGCTCGGTAGCTCGTGTAGGCCAAGACCAAGGGCCACCACCACTGGTGGCCCATACACCTCCActcctcgccgtcatccactaGACGCACATCGTCACCGTCGGGATCCTCTGCGCACATGGCCCTAGTAAGCCTAAGTTGCCTTTTTTTGGAGTTGTGCATTTTTAGTGAAATACTAGTGCAATTTTTTGTTTGTAtttatctctctttctctctttgtcTCTTTGGTTGAACGTTGACCCAAAAGCCAGGAAATGTTACCTAGATTTCAAACAGGAAAAAAACAGCTAACCTAAGTCTAGCCTCCACAAATTGGCCAGGTCAACGACGACCGAAGACCACAAGTTTGGGTCAATAACTTTGATATCGACAGCGCATGGTTAGCTCACAAAACATACTCCCCCGATTAGTGATCTAAAAAGTCTTGCACTCCCAGTACTGCATTTCTTTACAGAGGAAGTTAAATCTGCAACACGTGCGTGCATTCTAGGCTTGCTCAATGTATCTGCTAAATGTGGATTATTGCTGCTCAATTATAGCACAAAGCAAGTCTAAAGAGAGAGATCAGATCAGATGGGTAAAACAGTATCCTAGGGGAGGCTCCTTTTTAACCCACCACTACTCCTACCAGCATTCCTTTTCACTTTTGTTGAGTCAGCCAAGGCAGCCCAGCCAGCCAATCCTTGCTCAGCCCAGCTCTGCTAAGCTGCCTCCccatcctcctccctcctccctcctggaggattcttcccctcctcctccgcctttCTCCGCCCAGCAGAGATTGCATCCGATTCCAGTTCCAGACCCAGCTCCATCCTCCTCCAAACCCTAGACCCAAGCAATCAAGCAGTCCGTCGCCTTCACCTCGTCCCCCTCCCCCATCTTGCCGTCTCCGTCCATGTGACCGACTTTCTTGGCCCAAGCAGCAGAGCCGGGGCGGAgcggcggctatggcggcggcgtgCGCGGCGGCGCGGATGTTCGCCTACAACGCGACGCTGTGCGCGTGCGACCCGGGGTACTACCTGTCGCCCAACGGCACGGCCTGCGTGTCCCTCCCGGCGTCCGGGGACGGcaacaccttcgccgactggcaggTCGGGGCCGTCGGGGCCGGGTCCCGCAACCAGACGCTCTACTTCCTGGCCCCGGTCCTCTCCCTCGACGCCGTCCGCCGCCTCACCCAGTCCCAGGCCGTGCTCCTCTTCACCGCGCTCGTCACCCTCCTCTCCTGGCTCGCCTTCTGCGCCGCCGCCAGGCTCGCCGGCCGCGACCCCTCCGGCAACAAGAAGCTCTTCCGCGCCCGCTTCTGGATCAGCCGCCTCGACTGCATCTTCGACACCCAGCACTGGGCGGTCAGTACTACTCCTCACTAACATCCATTGGTTGATTGATTTCCTTTTTCGTTGCACACATTATTTCCAGAGGCCAAAGCATCCACACATTCATCGATTGCTTTCCCTTCTTGTGCCACACATTCAGTAATTAATCAAGCAAGCAAAGTAGGAATTTCcggataaataaataaaattactgTTACAGCTTCGTTTGCTTCGCCTAGGCGTCTTGGATTGCTTCGCCTTCCCCCAAGCGTTTCCTCCTACTTTTCCTCCTGGTTGGCTGCTTGCTTCCGTGTGGCGAATTGGGATTGCCTTTTGAAATTTTTACCATTATTTGCCTGCTGTGTAACACACGTGTACTCTTGTCGCAATCAGCATATCCATAATATATCTTTCTGATCTGAAAGTAGGTTGCAATTGCTGTCCAAATGTAGGCTGACCAGCAAGTGCTCAAGAAGAGGAAGACAGAGCTGGGTGGGATGTGCTCGGTTGCTGCCCTCATACTCTTCATTGGATTAGTCACTGTGTAAGTGAGCTTCACAAAATTCATCTAGTCTAGTACAATACTCAACTGGAGTGATGCTCACTCGAAATGTGTTGATGCAGGCTGCTGTACCAAGCCATCAATAGGCGCAACATCGAAGTGCATCGAGTCAAGCCGGCCAACGCTCCTGATCTCTTGGCTTTCGTCAACGACATCGAGTTCCACATCACCACCATCTCGAGCATGTCCTGCTCCCAAGTGACCCCGCCTTCGATGATCGCGATGGGGACGCCCGGGTTCATGGACTTCAGGGTGTTGCCTCTCTCGACGCTCTTGACCTACAGTTGCCAGAACACGAGCCAGGGGCCGTCTATCACGCTCAAGTGCAGCGGCTGCAGAATGCCTCCAAGGGACCACTACGTGTCCTGGCAGTTTGTTGACCTGCCGAGGCGACCGGCGATAGCTGTTGGCTTCCAGTTCAACCTGACTACCAAGCAAACCGGGGACGATGAGCACGTGAGCTTTGTCAGTGGGACCATAAACTCTGACAACTATGGCGACGAGAAGCTCAAGACATTCAGAGGGAGAGACTCCAACGTGCTCAAGATTCAGCTGTTTCCCCAGATATACAACAAACTTAACAACTTGAAGCTCTTGCAGCCGCTGCTTCAGGACTTCACTCCAGGGTCTACCTTTTCGGATGTCAGcagcttgaatgcttccctgcagaACCCTACAGATGGAGTATTAAATACTACGCTCTACATAAGTTATCTTTCAGATTACATCGTGGAGATTAGTAACGAAAGTGTCATAGGCCCAGGTGAGTCTCTTATGATGACAAGGCTGAGCATTTTTCTGTTTGATACTCTGTATGTGCTATCTTTCCAGTCTATTTAGTGCCCAAGTCTTTTTTGCTGTGCGCATGATTTGCTAGTAACCGATTGCTTATGGTTATGGATTATTATAGCAATATTGCTTCAGATTGAACTACTAACTACCATATGAATAGTATCAAACATTTGCTCCATGATAGGTTTTCCAAATCCTAGAGGATATGTATTTAGTAGTGTGTGGCTAATTAAATTTGATCTTGATCTAGCTGTTTGATTTGGTTAAACATAGTTATAGTTATACTAGTTTAAACTGATCATGTTACTGCAGATATGAATATATGGTTACAAAAGGCTTTCTACTTGTAGCATATAGGAAATTTGCTTCCAGCTCACAGCGGGTTTCACTTAGTAGAACCATCCTCCATTGTTATTTCCTGAGACTAAAAGTAGCTTAACCCTGAATCCCTGGCACGGCAACAAATCCTGAATTTCTTCTCCAGATATGAAAGTACTTAAAACAGAAGCAACTTATAGGTTGTGTGATATTTCTCAAGACGATTTTCCACATGCCTGCACACCAAATAGGCCATAAACAATAGCCTTGTGCCGTTGCGCGCCCCGTAGATACATACTTTTGTGGTTATAATGAGGGCCCACTTGTGAGAAAGTTGGCCCAAGTGTCCAACAGAACACCCTGGCAGTTATATGGGTTGTGAATTTGAGCATTAGCTACCTAATTTGTGCAGTTTCCATTTCTATCATCTAATAGCGATTGTTTCATGCAGTCAGTATAATTGCGAGTATTGGTGGCCTTTATGCCTTCAGTATAGCGATATTTCTCTGCCTCATGGCTCAAGTAAGTTCATGGACAATTTACTGTTTTTTTTTACTTTGTGACACTGAAAAAAAGGAATAA
The Triticum dicoccoides isolate Atlit2015 ecotype Zavitan chromosome 3A, WEW_v2.0, whole genome shotgun sequence genome window above contains:
- the LOC119271910 gene encoding 9-beta-pimara-7,15-diene oxidase-like, translated to MELTTATLLLISLPLILLSSLLLGRKSKAARPPGPWSLPFIGSLHHLLTPLPHVALRDLAKKHGPVMYLRLGQVDAVVISSPAAAQEVLRDKDLSFASRPSILASEICLYGNLDVAFAPYGAYWRTMRRLCTTELLSARKVRQFAPVRGGEIMRLVETVRSAGRGGEPVNLGGLVMACTNTVTAKVAFGEGCAGELQAQFLSAIEVILRSSGGLCVGDLFPSLSFVDVVSGMKRRLWRARRQLDTVLDKIIAECEERREQNKTGDDEDLLRVLLRVRDEGQLEVPMGTTNIKAVIADMFAGGTETTASTTEWVMSELIRNPSAMAKAQKEVRCAFNHKNPEDHEAHMEELCYTKMVVKEAMRLHPVVPLLLPRVCRETCDVRGLRVEEGTRVFVNAWAMARSPEYWQDAEEFRPERFEDNAADYKGTQLEYLPFGSGRRMCPGNIFALALVELVVARLLYYFDWSLPAGMRPDELDMNTVVGLTAKRSNQLLLVVSPYNVPIHKEIDECKAHWCSLVV
- the LOC119267058 gene encoding uncharacterized protein LOC119267058, with product MAAACAAARMFAYNATLCACDPGYYLSPNGTACVSLPASGDGNTFADWQVGAVGAGSRNQTLYFLAPVLSLDAVRRLTQSQAVLLFTALVTLLSWLAFCAAARLAGRDPSGNKKLFRARFWISRLDCIFDTQHWAADQQVLKKRKTELGGMCSVAALILFIGLVTVLLYQAINRRNIEVHRVKPANAPDLLAFVNDIEFHITTISSMSCSQVTPPSMIAMGTPGFMDFRVLPLSTLLTYSCQNTSQGPSITLKCSGCRMPPRDHYVSWQFVDLPRRPAIAVGFQFNLTTKQTGDDEHVSFVSGTINSDNYGDEKLKTFRGRDSNVLKIQLFPQIYNKLNNLKLLQPLLQDFTPGSTFSDVSSLNASLQNPTDGVLNTTLYISYLSDYIVEISNESVIGPVSIIASIGGLYAFSIAIFLCLMAQCEARIKKLRNEDTRMLKILSKRRAQQNWDKVRKFVMYTWGPSNLDPSDRSGKYPEASMMDSLHESFHKKRKPTRRATSIATRTMRDHPDVGAIDIERAG